The Eriocheir sinensis breed Jianghai 21 chromosome 54, ASM2467909v1, whole genome shotgun sequence genome includes a region encoding these proteins:
- the LOC126983645 gene encoding integumentary mucin C.1-like isoform X2, with protein MHRLNTALVIIAASLITTPLTTHTLPQRDASPTLTASSPPPTEKSDVQETTPLPTTPTLIPDTSPTNTTMPPTTAITTTPPDTATPTTTTTTTTVPPTTTNTTTITTTTTTPPPTTTTNSTSIKPTVTTTTTTQPPNTTTTISTTAPPNTTSTTTTTSLLPESTTTSPPSPGPTDNSSTTDVTTTEAPSEGPHRGASIAISLFAIVTMVLIIGAGAWWLRRRWQLERLRHQLMPVYNFDPTDDVDDWENQLLEEERSLRPEADKAGTTQQGEVPTPS; from the exons ATGCATCGCCTCAACACAGCGCTGGTGATTATCGCTGCCAGCCTCATCACCAcacccctcaccacacacaccctGCCCCAGCGCGATGCCTCCCCTACGCTCACcgcatcatcaccgccacccacGGAGAAGTCAGACGTGCAGGAGACAACACCACTACCCACGACACCCACGCTCATACCTGATACCTCCCCCACTAACACCACGATGCcccccaccactgccatcaccaccacaccaccagacACGGCTacacctaccactaccaccaccactacgacagTACCACCCActaccacaaacacaacaaccattactaccaccactaccacaccaccaccaacaacaacaaccaatagCACTAGTATAAAGCccactgtcactactactaccacaacgcAACCACCTAACACCACGACTACCATCTCCACCACTGCACCACCTAacacaaccagcaccaccaccaccacatccttatTACCGGAGTCAACCACCACCTCGCCACCATCGCCCGGACCCACAGACAACTCCTCCACCACTGACGTCACCACCACAGAGGCGCCATCGGAGGGCCCCCACCGTGGCGCCTCCATAGCCATCAGCCTTTTTGCCATAGTGACGATGGTCCTAATTATTGGAGCG ggTGCATGGTGGCTGCGGCGACGGTGGCAGCTGGAGCGCCTCAGACACCAGCTGATGCCTGTGTATAATTTTGACCCCACCGACGATGTGGACGACTGGGAGAACCAATTACTGGAGGAAGAGAGATCGCTGAGGCCTGAGGCAGACAAG GCAGGAACCACGCAGCAGGGCGAGGTGCCGACGCCCTCCTAG
- the LOC126983645 gene encoding integumentary mucin C.1-like isoform X1, producing the protein MHRLNTALVIIAASLITTPLTTHTLPQRDASPTLTASSPPPTEKSDVQETTPLPTTPTLIPDTSPTNTTMPPTTAITTTPPDTATPTTTTTTTTVPPTTTNTTTITTTTTTPPPTTTTNSTSIKPTVTTTTTTQPPNTTTTISTTAPPNTTSTTTTTSLLPESTTTSPPSPGPTDNSSTTDVTTTEAPSEGPHRGASIAISLFAIVTMVLIIGAGAWWLRRRWQLERLRHQLMPVYNFDPTDDVDDWENQLLEEERSLRPEADKVHLYSGNATFEAGQKPPSSATPKE; encoded by the exons ATGCATCGCCTCAACACAGCGCTGGTGATTATCGCTGCCAGCCTCATCACCAcacccctcaccacacacaccctGCCCCAGCGCGATGCCTCCCCTACGCTCACcgcatcatcaccgccacccacGGAGAAGTCAGACGTGCAGGAGACAACACCACTACCCACGACACCCACGCTCATACCTGATACCTCCCCCACTAACACCACGATGCcccccaccactgccatcaccaccacaccaccagacACGGCTacacctaccactaccaccaccactacgacagTACCACCCActaccacaaacacaacaaccattactaccaccactaccacaccaccaccaacaacaacaaccaatagCACTAGTATAAAGCccactgtcactactactaccacaacgcAACCACCTAACACCACGACTACCATCTCCACCACTGCACCACCTAacacaaccagcaccaccaccaccacatccttatTACCGGAGTCAACCACCACCTCGCCACCATCGCCCGGACCCACAGACAACTCCTCCACCACTGACGTCACCACCACAGAGGCGCCATCGGAGGGCCCCCACCGTGGCGCCTCCATAGCCATCAGCCTTTTTGCCATAGTGACGATGGTCCTAATTATTGGAGCG ggTGCATGGTGGCTGCGGCGACGGTGGCAGCTGGAGCGCCTCAGACACCAGCTGATGCCTGTGTATAATTTTGACCCCACCGACGATGTGGACGACTGGGAGAACCAATTACTGGAGGAAGAGAGATCGCTGAGGCCTGAGGCAGACAAG GTCCACCTGTACTCTGGTAATGCCACCTTTGAGGCCGGCCAGAAGCCCCCCAGCAGTGCCACTCCCAAGGAATGA